One part of the Quercus lobata isolate SW786 chromosome 7, ValleyOak3.0 Primary Assembly, whole genome shotgun sequence genome encodes these proteins:
- the LOC115954077 gene encoding gamma-interferon-responsive lysosomal thiol protein-like isoform X2 has protein sequence MASAKLIFTFVIAFLLSLFISPSHSFWSYPPNDDGLKVSAIDSPKVNLSLYYDTLCQNCSTFIVTNLTEVFNNDLITIINLRLVPWANAYINKTNNAIVCQHGPDECLLNTLEACAINVWPNVFLAIEGKHKDWKSCFDTLGLNKTSVLDCYISGNGTKLLQKYADETGHLSPPHRFVPWLVVNNQPLQEDYKNFATYVCKAFKGSGAPQACKSLVHKKIN, from the exons ATGGCTTCTGCCAAATTAATTTTCACGTTTGTAATAGCTTTCTTGTTGTCCTTGTTCATATCCCCTTCTCATTCCTTTTGGTCTTATCCTCCAAATGATGATGGTCTCAAGGTCTCTGCCATTGATTCTCCAAAGGTTAATCTGTCTCTCTACTATGATACTTTGTGTCAAAATTGCTCTACTTTCATCGTGACAAATCTCACAGAAGTCTTCAACAATGATCTCATCACTATCATCAATCTCAGACTAGTCCCTTGGGCCAATGCTTACATTAATAAAACTAACAATGCCATTGTTTGTCAG caTGGACCTGATGAATGCTTACTAAATACTTTGGAAGCTTGTGCTATCAACGTGTGGCCCAATGTG TTTCTGGCCATTGAGGGAAAACACAAAGACTGGAAAAGTTGTTTTGACACGCTGGGGTTGAATAAGACATCCGTTTTGGACTGCTATATCAGTGGCAATGGAACAAAG CTTCTACAAAAGTATGCTGATGAAACTGGCCATTTAAGTCCACCTCATAGATTTGTGCCATGGCTGGTTGTCAATAATCAACCACTCCAAGAG GACTATAAAAATTTTGCTACCTATGTCTGCAAGGCATTCAAAGGCAGTGGAGCACCTCAGGCCTGCAAATCACTTGTACATAAGAAGATCAACTAG
- the LOC115954077 gene encoding gamma-interferon-responsive lysosomal thiol protein-like isoform X1, with translation MASAKLIFTFVIAFLLSLFISPSHSFWSYPPNDDGLKVSAIDSPKVNLSLYYDTLCQNCSTFIVTNLTEVFNNDLITIINLRLVPWANAYINKTNNAIVCQHGPDECLLNTLEACAINVWPNVNIHYAVIYCFQFLAIEGKHKDWKSCFDTLGLNKTSVLDCYISGNGTKLLQKYADETGHLSPPHRFVPWLVVNNQPLQEDYKNFATYVCKAFKGSGAPQACKSLVHKKIN, from the exons ATGGCTTCTGCCAAATTAATTTTCACGTTTGTAATAGCTTTCTTGTTGTCCTTGTTCATATCCCCTTCTCATTCCTTTTGGTCTTATCCTCCAAATGATGATGGTCTCAAGGTCTCTGCCATTGATTCTCCAAAGGTTAATCTGTCTCTCTACTATGATACTTTGTGTCAAAATTGCTCTACTTTCATCGTGACAAATCTCACAGAAGTCTTCAACAATGATCTCATCACTATCATCAATCTCAGACTAGTCCCTTGGGCCAATGCTTACATTAATAAAACTAACAATGCCATTGTTTGTCAG caTGGACCTGATGAATGCTTACTAAATACTTTGGAAGCTTGTGCTATCAACGTGTGGCCCAATGTG AACATACATTATGCTGTGATTTACTGCTTTCAGTTTCTGGCCATTGAGGGAAAACACAAAGACTGGAAAAGTTGTTTTGACACGCTGGGGTTGAATAAGACATCCGTTTTGGACTGCTATATCAGTGGCAATGGAACAAAG CTTCTACAAAAGTATGCTGATGAAACTGGCCATTTAAGTCCACCTCATAGATTTGTGCCATGGCTGGTTGTCAATAATCAACCACTCCAAGAG GACTATAAAAATTTTGCTACCTATGTCTGCAAGGCATTCAAAGGCAGTGGAGCACCTCAGGCCTGCAAATCACTTGTACATAAGAAGATCAACTAG
- the LOC115952383 gene encoding kinetochore protein SPC24 homolog: MGDSSKNVDVEQLIAYSDDLVRVLKDKRDINSFSQCLEHSKSLRSSCDSDFNQLQSSLQDYQKKIDVCKKKTEEAKSEVAADAEIDLLQKELEVEMEKEHLLMDELRRINNEINDLELQSIPLQERRQALKRLEQDEMRAERMLSLYASVTNIIPNLDDQSKISGHIVDREKKVVERFEFDLTKIDPVDACNGIWKMISS, encoded by the exons ATGGGTGATTCTTCAAAAAACGTGGACGTGGAGCAGCTGATAGCGTACAGTGACGACCTCGTTCGAGTTCTGAAGGACAAGAGAGACATCAACAGCTTCTCGCAGTGTCTAGAACATTCCAAGTCCCTTCGCTCTTCTTGTGACTCTGATTTCAATCAGCTCCAGAGCTCACTCCAAG ATTATCAGAAAAAGATAGATGTATGTAAGAAGAAGACAGAGGAGGCAAAATCTGAGGTTGCTGCAGATGCAGAAATTGACCTCCTTCAGAAAGAATTGGAAGTGGAAATGGAGAAAGAACATTTGCTTATGGATGAGCTTAG AAGGATAAACAATGAGATTAATGATCTGGAACTCCAAAGTATTCCCCTTCAAGAGCGAAGGCAAGCTCTGAAGAGACTTGAGCAGGATGAGATGAGGGCAGA GAGGATGCTTTCATTGTATGCTTCTGTCACAAACATTATTCCAAACTTAGATGATCAGTCTAAAATTTCAGGCC ATATTGTGGATAGGGAGAAAAAGGTGGTTGAGAGGTTTGAATTTGACCTGACAAAGATAGATCCTGTTGATGCATGTAATGGCATTTGGAAAATGATAAGTTCGTGA